One part of the Glycine soja cultivar W05 chromosome 11, ASM419377v2, whole genome shotgun sequence genome encodes these proteins:
- the LOC114376901 gene encoding persulfide dioxygenase ETHE1 homolog, mitochondrial-like: MPIATKLYASNVTSTLNSKTNSNNGDLIYVILIVIPVIKLFLYSTIHNQNPTTSTLQSLSSIQPFWWQLLFMLQKMLRLHFTTALSHFASKASPFPLTPVSVTVSRAIVCNNPTRFRSQMGSFSTSSSSSSKLLFRQLFEKESSTYTYLLADASHPEKPALLIDPVDRTVDRDLSIIEQLGLKLVYAMNTHVHADHVTGTGLIKSKVPSVKSVISKASGATADLYVEPGDKVQIGDLFLEVRATPGHTKGCVTYVTGDAPDQPQPRMAFTGDTLLIRGCGRTDFQGGSSEQLYKSIHSQILTLPKSTLIYPAHDYKGFTVSTVGEELQNNPRITKDEETFKNIMGNLNLSYPKMIDIAVPANMVCGIQSNPKQAEAS; the protein is encoded by the exons ATGCCAATAGCTACAAAACTGTATGCATCCAACGTGACATCCACACTCAACTCAAAAACCAATTCCAATAATGGCGACCTTATCTATGTCATCTTGATCGTAATCCCCGTCATCAAACTCTTTCTTTATTCTACGATTCACAATCAAAACCCAACAACTTCAACTCTCCAATCTCTATCCTCAATTCAACCCTTTTGGTGGCAACTTCTATTTATGCTACAAAAAATGCTGCGATTGCACTTCACCACCGCACTCTCTCACTTTGCTTCCAAGGCCTCACCTTTTCCTCTCACACCCGTTTCCGTTACCGTTTCCAGAGCTATTGTTTGCAACAACCCCACCAGGTTCAGATCGCAAATGGGTTCTTTCTccacttcctcttcctcttcctccaaACTCTTGTTCCGCCAGCTTTTTGAGAAGGAATCTTCCACCTACACTTACCTTCTCGCTGATGCCTCGCACCCAGAAAAACCTGCACTT CTGATTGACCCAGTTGATAGGACAGTAGACAGGGACTTGTCGATCATTGAGCAACTGGGGTTGAAGCTTGTGTATGCCATGAACACACATGTGCATGCGGATCATGTCACTGGGACTGGCCTTATCAAG AGCAAAGTTCCTTCTGTAAAATCTGTTATTTCAAAAGCAAGTGGTGCAACGGCAGATCTTTATGTGGAGCCAGGTGATAAGGTCCAAATTGGTGATCTTTTTCTAGAG GTTCGTGCAACTCCTGGTCATACCAAAGGTTGTGTTACCTATGTTACTGGAGATGCACCTGATCAACCTCAACCTAGGATGGCATTCACTGGAGATACCCTATTAATACGGGGATGTGGTAGGACAGATTTTCAG GGTGGGAGTTCAGAGCAGCTTTACAAATCAATCCATTCACAG ATTTTAACACTGCCCAAGAGTACGTTAATCTATCCAGCTCATGACTACAAAGGATTCACT GTGAGCACTGTTGGAGAGGAGCTGCAAAACAATCCACGCATAACAAAGGATGAG GAAACTTTCAAGAACATCATGGGAA ATCTTAACCTGTCATATCCTAAAATGATTGACATAGCTGTCCCAGCTAATATGGTTTGCGGAATCCAATCCAATCCAAAGCAAGCTGAGGCTTCATAA
- the LOC114377534 gene encoding 60S ribosomal protein L18a-like protein: MTDEDKPKAFSGGHHNHPPPQPQPFPAAQYGTFQGVANYPPPQPHPAIGFPHPVPPPGAVDSSAPPPPYYPGYQAVPGYAVAEGRPVRERRLGCCGLGCGWCLFILGFFLAGIPWYVGAIIMLCSRVDYREKPGYIACVVAAVLGTIAIILGVTEGVDDW, encoded by the exons ATGACCGACGAAGACAAACCCAAAGCCTTCTCCGGCGGCCATCACAACCACCCTCCGCCGCAGCCACAACCCTTCCCCGCCGCCCAGTATGGCACCTTCCAAGGCGTCGCCAACTACCCTCCGCCGCAGCCGCACCCCGCCATCGGCTTCCCTCACCCGGTTCCGCCGCCCGGCGCCGTCGACTCCTCCGCCCCTCCTCCGCCCTACTACCCGGGCTACCAAGCCGTTCCCG GTTATGCAGTTGCTGAAGGAAGACCTGTAAGAGAACGCCGCCTTGGTTGCTGTGGCCTTGGATGCGGCTGGTGTCT GTTTATATTAGGCTTCTTTCTTGCTGGCATTCCGTGGTATGTTGGGGCAATAATTATGCTTTGTTCCAGAGTAGACTATCGAGAGAAACCCGGATATATTGCTTGTGTAGTTGCT GCTGTTCTGGGCACAATTGCAATTATTCTTGGTGTGACAGAGGGAGTAGATGACTGGTAA